Part of the Spirochaetota bacterium genome is shown below.
AAAAGGGGGACCATTAATGAAAAGGTCATTCAGGCTGGTAGCGCTCGCACTCGTCCTGTGCATCTCCTGCGGCGCAATGATCAGCTGCTACGGGAGCTATATCCTGTGGCACAAGGTGTACCGGTGGAACGGCACTATCGGCAACCAGTGGGCGCGCAGCATCGTGCACCTGCTGCTCTGGATAGTTCCCGTGTACGAAATATGCGGCATCATCGACTTCCTGATTCTCAATACCCTGGAGTTCTGGACGGGGTCAAACCCGCTCGCCATGGCGCCCGGCGAATCGGAAACCCAGATCGTCATGGCGCACAATGAAGCCTTCGAGATTACGGCAACGAGGAACCGCTTCGATATTCGCCAGATGAGCGGCGTGAACGCGGGACGCGCGGTCGCCCTGGTGTACGAGCCCGACACCCTGGGATGGTAC
Proteins encoded:
- a CDS encoding DUF3332 family protein, encoding MKRSFRLVALALVLCISCGAMISCYGSYILWHKVYRWNGTIGNQWARSIVHLLLWIVPVYEICGIIDFLILNTLEFWTGSNPLAMAPGESETQIVMAHNEAFEITATRNRFDIRQMSGVNAGRAVALVYEPDTLGWYIETPEQNVKVAQMEEGNIDFVNLIFPDSSVERVAIR